The following coding sequences lie in one Silene latifolia isolate original U9 population chromosome 5, ASM4854445v1, whole genome shotgun sequence genomic window:
- the LOC141657646 gene encoding peroxidase 5-like — MSTSFVCFILVALATTMCTVNAQYSPLRAGFYKSTCPSAEKIVKRVVNSAIAQNPALGAGLIRMHFHDCFVRGCDASILLDSTPGNPAEKDNLANNPSLRGYEVIDQAKAELEAKCPQTVSCADIIAYAARDSASKLGGLKYTVQGGRRDGRISLKDDPTQNLPAPFFNLQQVQDSFTKKGLSVEEMVVLSGAHSIGVSHCSSFTKRLYNFNSTNSQDPSLDPNFASMLKSKCPNIPPSVADPTIVQDFVTPNKLDNKYYQNVQNGKALFTSDQSLMTSPVTVGMVRNFNRQGGVWAKKFARAMVHMGAIEVLTGVEGEIRKNCRVINS, encoded by the exons ATGTCAACTTCATTTGTTTGCTTCATATTGGTTGCTCTTGCGACCACCATGTGCACCGTGAATGCTCAATATTCACCTTTAAGGGCAGGCTTCTATAAATCGACATGCCCGTCGGCCGAGAAGATAGTAAAGAGAGTTGTGAACAGCGCTATTGCCCAAAATCCTGCATTAGGAGCTGGATTAATAAGAATGCACTTCCATGATTGCTTTGTTCGG GGTTGTGATGCATCAATACTACTTGATTCAACACCCGGAAATCCAGCAGAGAAGGATAACCTAGCCAACAATCCGAGCTTAAGAGGGTACGAGGTCATTGACCAAGCTAAGGCCGAGCTTGAAGCAAAATGCCCACAAACAGTGTCTTGCGCGGACATTATAGCCTACGCAGCTCGTGACAGTGCCTCTAAGCTAGGAGGCCTCAAGTACACGGTACAAGGTGGTCGACGGGATGGAAGAATTTCACTTAAAGACGATCCAACACAAAACCTTCCCGCACCTTTTTTCAACTTACAACAAGTACAAGATAGTTTTACCAAAAAGGGACTTTCTGTAGAAGAAATGGTTGTTTTATCAGGGGCTCACTCAATAGGAGTTTCGCATTGCTCTTCGTTTACCAAGAGACTCTACAACTTCAATTCTACCAACTCACAAGACCCTTCATTGGACCCTAACTTTGCAAGCATGTTGAAATCCAAATGCCCAAATATTCCTCCTAGTGTTGCTGATCCAACAATTGTCCAAGACTTTGTCACGCCTAATAAGTTGGACAACAAATactaccaaaatgtacaaaatggtAAGGCATTGTTCACCTCTGATCAAAGCCTTATGACTAGTCCAGTCACCGTAGGCATGGTCAGGAACTTCAATCGCCAAGGCGGAGTTTGGGCCAAGAAATTTGCAAGGGCCATGGTTCATATGGGTGCCATTGAAGTGCTTACCGGTGTTGAGGGTGAGATTAGAAAGAATTGCAGAGTCATTAACAGTTGA